Genomic window (Vigna radiata var. radiata cultivar VC1973A chromosome 1, Vradiata_ver6, whole genome shotgun sequence):
GTCAGCAAATTGAACAAGGCTTATGGGCAATAGTAGATGTTTCATATGATTTTCCTCAAGACAACCAATTTGCTCCTCAGTTTCGATCTCATCGTCTGCCTTCTGGTGTCTTTATTCAAGACTTGCCTAATGGATATTCCAAGGTAACCTTAAACACTGTATTTCAAAGGTAGCCTATTTTGTTAGCCCTTTACGTGCAATTTTGTTCACTCTTCTTTGTTATCATGTAGGTTACCTGGATTGAACATGTAGAGGTTGAAGACAAAACACCAGTTCATAGGCTCTACAGAAACATGATTTATAGTGGCATTGCATTTGGAGCACAAAGATGGCTAACTACACTTCAGAGGATGTGTGAAAGAATTGCTTGTCTTATGGTGACGAGCAATTCCACCCGTGATCTTGGGGGAGGTATACAAATTGCACCGTTACAATCTCACCTAGGTTTAATTTTCTAGCTATGATTTGAACTtgatagtttaatttatttttttttcagtgatTCCCTCACCTGAGGGGAAGAGAAGCATGATGAAACTTGCACAAAGAATGGTTACCAATTTTTGTGCAAGCATCAGTGCATCAGCTGGGCACCGATGGACCACACTCTCTGGTAGTGGGATGAATGAGATTGGAGTCAGAGTCACTGTGCATAAGAGCACAGACCCTGGCCAACCTAATGGTGTCGTGCTAAGTGCAGCCACCACCATTTGGCTCCCAATCCCTCCACAAACAGTGTTCAATTTCTTCaaggatgaaaagaaaagacCTCAGGTTGTGATAGGTTTGACCGAGTTGTCTTATCTGATGTTTTGATCTGGAGAAAtgttttaacattttcttttgttgtcttaGTGGGATGTTCTTTCCAATGGCAATGCTGTGCAAGAGGTTGCTCATATAGCAAATGGGGCACACCCCGGTAACTGCATATCTGTGCTGCGGGTAAGCCATGGTTTTTTTCTCTCCATTATGTTCATTTGAATTGTTGTGAATCCCTAAAGACAATAGAATGTTggtaaaaaaaacatcatatgCCTTTGTCCTTGATGTTGTATTGCAGGCTTTCAACACAAGTCAAAACAACATGCTGATCCTCCAAGAGAGCTGTGTGGACTCATCAGGGTCACTAGTGGTGTATTGTCCAGTTGATCTTCCAGCCATAAACATAGCAATGAGTGGTGAAGACCCTTCATACATTCCACTCCTTCCATCAGGGTTCACGATCTCACCAGATGGACAAGGTGAGCAAGATGGTGGAGGAGCCTCAAGCAGCACAAGCTCAGGTAGGGTGATGGGGGGGTCTGGGGGATCACTCATCACTGTTGCATTCCAAATCCTAGTTAGCAGCTTACCATCTGCAAAACTGAACTTTGAGTCTGTGACGACTGTTAATAGCCTCATCGGCAACACTGTCCAGCAAATAAAAGCTGCCTTGAATTGTCCAAGTTCCTGATGAGGACCTGCTGCGTGCTACTTTAAACTCTTCTCTCCCCCTTCCTTAAATATGCTTATCAGAAATGGTTCAGACCTGAGGCTGTTTGTGCTGCTGCTATAATCAATGTGTGGGAGAAGAGTTTTGGGTTAGTTGGGACTTCAATGCCCTCTCATCAACACCACAAGGCCTCATTATTTACTGCTCCATCTGATGAGACCTGTATTTTGCTTCAATCCTTCAACTTTCATTACCTTTCACTCCAACtaccaatttattttcttttattttcaacaccaaaaaaaaaaacattatggtTTGTTATCTTGCATACTTTGTTTTGAACAACAAGTAGCAGAAATAGTCTTATCAGTAGTAATAGTAGTAACAGTAGTAGTCACAGTCTTAGAAGAGGGAGTCAAGAACgcaccatatatatacataaatatatatatatatatatacacacactaaGGGGTGTTTTTGTTCTCTACATACATTCCCTGATTAGCTAGCACTCCATAGAAAATGTGTATGGTTCGGGCATTGACTTCCTGTGAAGAGACTTGAATATTATTATTGCtattcatattttcattgttCTTGTTTAGCTTCTGCTGTTATAATGTTTATACTTTTttcatatatgtatatgtatatatatacatatacatatatgtattgatgtagagagagagagagagaaatgtgCATGAATTGAGAAGTTGGTGAGGGATTTATGCTCGGGGTGATGTGGGGGCAGGCAGATAATGACAGTTTGGATACCTTTTGTGGCTTGACATCATTAATGGGCTCCATGCATTTTGAAGAGAGTAATGGAAGTTTGAATAAAAGATGAAATGTTGCTGCATTTGGGTTGACAACTTGACGTGCAGCTGGGATAAATGAAACAACATAGCAATTCACATTCATTCAATGCAtcaatttttcaacttctttcataCTCATAACCTAACTGTGTTTCTCTGTCTCTgtgttttcatctttttatttttctcatcttcTTTTTTCACTTCCTACTTTTCTAAAATCACGTCAATCAATTACTCATTATCACAATTATTCAGGATGTTCTTTCAATGAACTACTTCCAAACTCAGTAGTTTTCGTTTTTACAAAACTGAGTTTTcagatataaatttatttctaagaCTAATAATGTGGGAGATTAAGCAGCGTTCATGATCATTCTACTTAATGTTTCTGGTTCGATTATCAGACAATTTGATATTCAATCCCGTTCAAGATGAACTGTATATATATAAGCTTTGTAATAGTGTTATTTACTTGGAAATTTGTGTCATTATAGAAAgctttattttgaatattacttaaattactttaataatatttttaaatttaaattattaaattatacttcatttatcagattttattataatttataaataaatgagatttaattttaaattaacatttgaaaattgatttgtCATATTGAGAAGGAGAGATATCTCACAGAATCAACTCTTTGttaatattgaatttgattttaattactttaagagtgattaatatttacaattaaagttatattaattGGAAGTCTAAcgtcaattaaaataaaattaatttaaaatatatgtataaatacaaatcttattttgtaaatcagatttaaaatttatttcttaataataattataattagtatttataatttaaaatatatttcttaatattttacttatatattttaagagtgattaatctttaaaattgaagttatatttgttaagattatgataaatttgtattttttttttaaaatataaaggatcTCTAACtcaaatgaaattgaaaacttaATATAGTTTGATGGTATTGATCCATGAATGTATGTTGAGTTTAATGTGattaaagaaaatgttgtttTGAAAGGTTGTTTAGCTACATTTAACGAGGGATTAATGTTTGaatgattttcatatttaattttaacacgTCTTATCACTCTTGATGATCTGTATTAGTGCATGATTTTAATGCTTAACCTGAAATGTGATTTACGTTATAAGAGAAGCAATTACTTGCACTTATTGCTTATTTTCCTGTTTCACACGCTTCTGTCACTCCACCCATTGCTTTTTCATATATCCAAACAAgcaattaaattcaaaaaattaaccaTTGTAAACTCTTTATTTGTTTCTCAAATTATATTGTCGGAGACTTCCATCTTCTATCATACATCTTTTACCACAAAAATTAACCTTCAACTTATTCAATGAAACAAAACCAAATGCAATGAAAACAGATCACCTGACTCGACCTATCATGGATTAgtcatttagtgagtcaatccaatctAGTTCATTTATTTACGAACTAGAAAAATTTAAACTGAATCGGATCTATCATGAGTTGGTAGATTAAATGGATTGACTCACTTgctcatttaattaaaaaaaatttaaataaaaaaattacaaactttttgtaattcaaatctaaataaatttcatttctaaaattatgattaactcaaaaaaaagtacaaaatagTCTTTCTTGACATATGAGgagaatattttttaagctttcataagataataaattaataaaaaaattaagtggatTGGTGAGTCAAACCAGTTTACCACGAATTCAATCGGATAAACCAAGTTTAAATTAGTCAGGTTGAAAattgacccacataaaaaaaaataattttttccaatCCAACCCAGTTCAAACCCGTGATAAACCAGATTGGTCCGCAGATTGTAACGTAATAACTCTACCAAATACTTTACAATAATTAATCTCAAATTAATCCTCTAATCTTACGGTTTTATCACATTCAATTTTTAAGTGTTATTTGCTAAATGAGTCACTCAACAATTTAAACTCTTCTCACATTGGCTTGTTTGTTGAAGGTTTTAgctgtatatataatttaaattctacTTAATAGTTTTGaattcaaatgtaaaaaaaaatttcaggagataaatgttttttaatgtaaatgtTCCCAAGTCTAGCACGATTATTACACAAATATTTAtggttataataaaaaatataattttgctaACAATTTGTAAAGAGACTTTGTTgtgtagaatattttatatcttgactttttaaccaattaagagctctttatattttaaaatttaagcaAATTTAATTCTTTGAGTAAAATTTTTTATCCAACCCcataatatatatcttttttttttacaaaattgatgtaaaaaaaatatgtaaaaatttgcAGTTTTTTCTTCAAATCCTAATCTCACATATTCTAAATCTTCACGAAAACCAGTTTTACTTGACTTTGAAATGGAGGCGATTTagaaaacttaattattatttttttcagtcATCAATTTGAAAATACTATTCCCCACCGTATCATGGATTCGTTGAATAGATAGTCAACGTTTTAAAATGGGATTCAAAACgaaattatgtaaataaaaacttataatgTATCTTTTATACTGTTTGTGCCAATTATACATAGAAAATGCTTTTTAAATTAGAATGTTTTGGtagaaatttaaattgattctttctataactacattttgttttttttctaacaaaacattaaaaaaaacggatttaaactgtatttttttatccaattttatatttttaatttagaaaattgtcAGAAAACCAATCCATCAATGTAGATCGATTAACTAAAAGTCCTAAAGTATATTTTGCATTACtttttgaaacaaaatctttattaaactaatttaaccTTAGTTAATTTAAAACCTCATAGTCATATATTAACAACTATCacaaaattaaatcataaattttaatgatttatttaagagatataaattttacattcaaaactaataaaaaaatcattaatgaattatttaataacattaaaacaataaacttaataatcaataaacgttattaattaagataaaatttaacctataattataatatcatatattattttaataagtaaattttaaatctaatatttgtatttagttatatattataaatttatcttatttttaatcgaGTTGAAATcgttaattcattttaaattatattttagtttttcattattgagaattataatttacatatatGAGGAAAGAGAGAAACTAACATTTTGAAAAGTTATCTTAGAAGAATAAGATATTGTGAAAATGTAACTAGATTGAGAGGATCtaacatgaaaaaagaaaaatgttgaagATCTTGGAGGAAggagatgaaaatgaagaaagagtaCGTAGAGAAAACATGAGAATGCAGTTGAAAAGTAGTACTAGGTGGTCATTCATGGCATGATTGCAGCAATTGGAAAATATGGTTGTTTGTTGACAATTGTTGATGAAAAGCAACGATGTCGtacgaaaatgaaaatgaatgttGATGGCCCCTCTTGCATTTCCATCCAAACACAACACATcctcttccatttccaccactTCAACATTCTTCTGCTTCTTTCCATGCAAACATTTATTGACACCATAAACTTCAAACCATTCTACCCTACAATTCTCACTTTCCATTGTCCTTCCCTTCACTTTTCActcacatacattttttttttatcaattcttttttactatttatacaTTTTCCTTATTCATTAACTATTTAACATTGTTAGGTACATACAATAACTCTATGTTCACTCCTCCAGATCTActattcttttttcaaaacacTAATTCTTCCGGTATAGGATCGAGTTACCTAAAAATGATCTGATATAAGATCAAGTTACCTAAAAATATTCCAGTATAAGGTTAAGTTACTTAAGTCTTGCATAACTTTTCTCAAATTCCACCCAATCATAATTCTGTTTTCCAAACTTCCGTCTACCAACTGAAAATATACCTGTCAAAGGTTTTTCGATACCAAAATCAGTGATACGGTAATCTAAATGTTGTAatactagtaaaaaaaatacactttatttaattaaacttcacTTTTTAAGTgtaatttaatatgttatatataaataagtcttaaacttaattatattaatgaaaaagagaCATAGATTTTTTAAGATCTTCCATAGATATAGTGTATGTATTGAAGTTGAAAGCATGGTGAAAACCACAATCAATTTTTGGAACAAAACATGTCCCATTGTCCAACACAAAGGCAAATATTCTCTGTCTCTAAAACCATTTTGCTgggttgttttcttttatatttctttggTGGGTTCCACCTTTGTATATCCAACACCTTACTTTACTATTTTTAGCCACAAGTTAAAAGAATGTTTGCCACATTACAAAGAATTCCAAATGCATAAAAAGACCTTTTTCGTAGAATCCATCAAAATATCTTCtcactaatatttatattttttttttaaggaaatgatattttaacaactttttgacaacataaTACGTATCACAATTctattggtatgtttgaatttattctaaaacaatatttgaaatggaccaatcataaactgtcacatatgcgttgtcaaaaaattgtcaaaaaaaattgttaaagaaactttttcctttttttaaacaTTCATTCACAAACATTATCCTGTTCATCTTTTTGTTCACCGTATTCTCTTCTAAAaccaattttattttggatataGCTGACCatgaaaagttgaccaaaacCAATtccagaatatatatatatatatatatatatatatatatatatatatatatatatatataaaagaatttcttacaaatttatatattatagattatacaatccaaaatatattttataagtttaggaattataatctaaaatataattttgaattttttgtattttagaatgtgataaaaaatttattttaaattatataattcagaatgttatttttattttgcatttcgAAATTCGAAATGTACAgtatagaatataaaaaatttatgggAATGAAATTATGAAAGTGCACGAATTTCTTTTATGATCTGtctaaatagttttataattacttGTTATTTATTGTCCTCGTATTGGGCCGGATTTAGCCCAACATCCGTAACTAGGATTGATAACAAAGCAGCCCAAACAGTACAGGCCCGAAGTTTTTGACTGTTTTTCTGAAGAAAacctgttttcttttttttcttttttgcgtGTCTTtgtttgagaaaattaaaaaggataagtttttttttttgtgagaaataaaagtattacataataaaattaaaaatatacgcacacagaaatgtgaaaaaaagaaatagaaagctAATAATACGAAATAAAGTTGAAGAATTAGAGTGTAATTTATGGATGGTGAATAATGGACCACGTTGTCACTATTTATCCTTGTTCTCTTCATAATGTGTGAACGCGAAACAcctcaattttcattttatgattataaatatcaaaaaataattaaagatataaattgggtttgtattgttttttcatTACAGCTGTGTTCAATATGAAACTACTTGAACAATAATTCAGGTGAAAAGCATAGTTGGAAAAAAATCAAGCCCAACAAGAATTTATATCATGCCGACATACCTTATGCAAGCCAAGCTAAGATTTTTTTGAGTCAAATTGAAGTGCAAACAAAATCTCAcatcgagtaaaagaagagCCAGTTAaggatgtatatatatatagatatctTCAATGTTAAGTTGTTTTTTGGAGTGGTGCCAAAAGCAACTTGACCCAAAGTGCACAATATTATACCATAtgtggagttctatgtgtgtgtcgaacTTCTCCAGTACACCCAACATTTTGAAAAGCAAACTTAACACAACTGGGAAATTATGAATGTATTATGATTCatatatactttatataatatatttcattcaaGATTTGATGTCAACTTCAATCAAAAGATTAATAATCTGTGAAGATATCCAAATTTAATGGAAGAGGTAGGGCTGTAGAAGATACATGTTGAAGGTTAAAATTTCCAGTTGTGTGGTGACAGAAtctgaaagaaaataatgttgtaAAGAATGTGTATGGAAGAACGAAAACAAGCAGAATAATATAATGTGTTGTTTTCAGCTCCAGCTAAATATCTGTGACTGTGATAATTTATccaatttatttgaaaagttaaaaaagcaaaattgaatgatggagaagagaaaatgaaaagaaaaagacagaaGAGAAGCATGAGAATCTAGGGTTTGCAAATCCACCTACCAACACACCATTCACTACCACACATTTTTCCACCTATATCTTTTAGCATCACTAACCCTGTCCccataaaatatctttaatttttttttaattttaattggtttaaataaatatttgagtgGTTACTGATTATGTTATGAGGACAGAAATATCATAATCataagaaaattgaatataaaattttagtttgaaGATAAAGAAGGTATCATGGTACTAGTTGATAATCGATGATGTTTTTGGAAACAATGTTTTATATTCCTATAATGTGTCTCCCTGTCCACACTGATTTCAATTCCATTAACTAGAATAAATACGAAAGTAGGGTTGCATAAGGACAACAGTAATTCGTCAAACTTTATATTACAACctaattaggttaaaaaaactCACGCGATGTACTGTAAAGCTAAATTTacttagttttttattttaaactcagCTTGAGTATTCTAGatctagaagaagaaaaaaagaaaaccgaTATATTAATAGGAGAACtcattgattgaaaataaagttaaagtGTAGTATATAGATAAGATAAAtcttattataatgatattataaCGAGACGATTTGAAgagattaaattagatttaaatttttactagttcaatataaagtttaaactattaaaagtttattttttcaatctATCATATCATCTTatgttagatattttatatttttacatttgataattttaaaatgagaaaatatgttaaaaatttcatataaattaaagaaaaatataagtaatattattttttattcttttatgctgaaattttttattcatttatggACTTAATATGATAAGTTTAATTTGCAAATTGGCTTAAGGTTAATGTTGATGGTGttagaagtagactttaagtctaaGTCAATCCCACGAGATGTATACACCTCAGCGTGGGCGGGGTgtgatatttcttgtttctagGGCATTTATATTCCACCCGGTGCTTAAGCATGGGATTTGACATTTAATgtggattttaagcctaactcaactccacaaaactagcttgtaaggtgaggtttgtacctcacttatatattataatttgaccttatttctagtcgatgcgagacttccaacacatggCGTAACACGGAGTTGTCCTTTATTTGATTTCATGTGCTGATAATTTTAGAGAAAGTCAAGATGAATATATGAAAAACATTCTAGCTTTTTAAGtgatataaacttttatttatgcTGAATTTATGGAGGTCGTTTATGCTTTGAAGCATGCTACGAGGAAGGACGTTCAGAGGTTTTGATTAGAAAGTGTTCATGTCTTAGTATTTTTAAAGGAAGTCAGGATGAATATGAGgataatttttcaacttttttaggagtacaaatttttatttatgttgaatTTGTGAGAGTCATTTATGCTTTAAAGCACGTTAGAGAGAGGTTTTGACTGGAAAATGATTCTTCTCTAGTTTATCAGGATTTTTTGGATCaacaatgattttttaaagtcttaGAAGAAACGAAGCTTGCATTTGTATAGGcatattcattttaaagtttctcatatttttcaaaaagaaaatcattataCTGATAAGTTAACTAATTTAATCTTCACTTAGAATATAGGTGGTTAATATTTAACTTCTATGTATTTATTTaggtttttttataatatgtataattttcttatgttcATGAAGTATGGATTTTATCAGTTTGATGTGATTttcttatactttttattattttgttttattttttctttttaataaattttcatgacaaattattaataaactttTGAATGTTAACACAACTAAAATGTCAAAGTTCATAATACCTGATGTatgattttattgaataatcaactaatcttataattaaacctattaaaccttaaaatatttacatgaaaaatCGGAAAACAATCGGATAAAAAGATtttgaacttaaaaaaattctctaaaataatttgttattagcTAAACTTCAATCACTATtagaatttcttaaaaaaaaataactaacaaTTCCAGAAAtctagaaaataaaagttaaaaaaaaagacaagacacataaagatattttaaaagagaaaaattaaaagcacataaatttataaatttatagttaataattctatttttaggactgaattatatttaaattattgtttatcataattttatctcattttgaagtgaggaaagaagaaacatttaaattatatttgatctTGATTATCAAACTATATAAGACTATTGAATATGATATTGTTTCCAATTAcgataattttaatatattaaaaatatttataatatgtttaaagtaacttaaaaacatagaaaaataaaaataacaataataaagaatcCAATTTCGAACGTAGAAGACAAAACGTAACACCATatgttgtttatcttttttgGAACAAGTTATACTTACACTacctttaattttattgaagttACATGTGATCTCcaactttttattattgataacaACTTTTAAttctgtgaaaaaaaaaaatcttagtcATTATAATAATTCGTAGTGTCAATATGGTGTATTTTAAACAGTTAAGAAGagtgtgaataaaaaaaaaaaaaaagacgtattaagaaaaaaaaaatggcggAATTTCTGAAAGcattaatgtaatttttctttatctgaaaaaaaaatgaaaatgtatcACATTTTGGTTTCATATATAgaatataattcata
Coding sequences:
- the LOC106765584 gene encoding homeobox-leucine zipper protein HDG11-like, which produces MEYGSGSPGDLHHHHDGSSDSQRRKKRYHRHTANQIQRLESMFKECPHPDEKQRMQLSRELGLAPRQIKFWFQNRRTQMKAQHERADNSALRQENDKIRCENIAIREALKNVICPSCGGPPINDDCYFDEQKLRLENAQLKEELDRVSSIAAKYIGRPISQLPPVQPIHISSLDLSMGSFASQGLGGPSLDLDLLPGSSSSMPNVPPFQPACLSDMDKSLMSDIASNAMEEMIRLLQTNEPLWMKGPDGRDVLDLDTYERMFPKANGHMKNPNVHVEASRDSGVVIMNGLTLVDMFMDPNKWMELFPTVVTIARTIEVISSGMMGGHSGCLELMYEELQVLSPLVSTREFYFLRYCQQIEQGLWAIVDVSYDFPQDNQFAPQFRSHRLPSGVFIQDLPNGYSKVTWIEHVEVEDKTPVHRLYRNMIYSGIAFGAQRWLTTLQRMCERIACLMVTSNSTRDLGGVIPSPEGKRSMMKLAQRMVTNFCASISASAGHRWTTLSGSGMNEIGVRVTVHKSTDPGQPNGVVLSAATTIWLPIPPQTVFNFFKDEKKRPQWDVLSNGNAVQEVAHIANGAHPGNCISVLRAFNTSQNNMLILQESCVDSSGSLVVYCPVDLPAINIAMSGEDPSYIPLLPSGFTISPDGQGEQDGGGASSSTSSGRVMGGSGGSLITVAFQILVSSLPSAKLNFESVTTVNSLIGNTVQQIKAALNCPSS